Proteins co-encoded in one Saccharopolyspora antimicrobica genomic window:
- a CDS encoding sensor histidine kinase yields MTSVEEQQYIQREQRWNKVWALAPYGLLGPAAAVSLFDASGWQHHLITLAIAAGLGVWHWWFVVAHPQWCERRTWLMALYFTGLLATTVLLVGRSSAFQLFVPACYVLAFVTLPGWSAYIGVAATSGIWLMAPGTDVPVTLGNLATATPLAALIGWTIRVMEREAIRRREANSRLVAMAAENARLHQVLVERAKAAGTAEERARMAREIHDTVAQGLTGIVTQLEAAEELSPADPVRERLGKARQLARTSLVEVRRSIEALRPGPLENARLAEAVAHAAASWREQHGVPTEFTVTGTPHPAPAEAEVAVLRAAQEALSNISRHARAGRVDVTLSYMDGLVVLDVRDDGAGFDVEAASGFGLTALRERVGRLAGSVEIESAPGAGTALSIAIPVGEVAG; encoded by the coding sequence GTGACATCGGTGGAGGAGCAGCAGTACATCCAGCGGGAGCAGCGCTGGAACAAGGTGTGGGCGCTCGCACCGTACGGACTGCTCGGGCCGGCCGCAGCTGTGTCGCTGTTCGACGCGTCGGGCTGGCAGCACCACCTGATCACGCTGGCCATCGCGGCCGGGCTCGGGGTGTGGCACTGGTGGTTCGTGGTGGCGCACCCGCAGTGGTGCGAGCGCAGGACCTGGCTGATGGCCCTGTACTTCACCGGGTTGCTGGCGACGACTGTGCTCCTGGTGGGGCGCAGCAGCGCTTTCCAGCTCTTCGTCCCGGCCTGCTACGTGCTCGCGTTCGTCACGCTGCCCGGCTGGTCGGCCTACATCGGTGTGGCGGCCACCAGCGGGATCTGGCTGATGGCACCGGGTACGGACGTGCCGGTGACGCTGGGCAACCTCGCGACCGCCACGCCGCTGGCCGCGCTGATCGGCTGGACGATCCGGGTGATGGAGCGCGAAGCGATCCGGCGGCGCGAGGCCAACAGCAGGCTGGTCGCGATGGCCGCCGAGAACGCACGGCTGCACCAGGTGCTGGTCGAGCGGGCGAAAGCCGCTGGGACGGCCGAAGAACGCGCCCGGATGGCCCGCGAGATCCACGACACCGTGGCGCAGGGGCTGACCGGCATCGTCACCCAGCTCGAAGCCGCCGAGGAGCTATCCCCCGCCGATCCGGTCCGCGAGCGGCTCGGCAAGGCCCGGCAGCTCGCGCGCACCAGCCTGGTCGAGGTCCGCCGCTCGATCGAAGCCCTGCGCCCGGGCCCGCTGGAGAACGCCCGGCTCGCCGAAGCGGTCGCGCACGCCGCGGCGTCGTGGCGCGAACAGCACGGCGTGCCAACGGAGTTCACCGTGACCGGCACGCCGCACCCGGCGCCGGCGGAGGCCGAGGTCGCGGTGCTGCGCGCGGCTCAAGAAGCGCTGTCCAACATCAGCAGGCACGCGCGGGCCGGGCGCGTCGACGTTACGCTGTCCTACATGGACGGTCTGGTCGTGCTGGACGTGCGCGACGACGGGGCCGGTTTCGACGTCGAGGCCGCTTCCGGGTTCGGGCTGACCGCGTTGCGCGAGCGGGTGGGCCGGCTCGCCGGTTCCGTGGAGATCGAGTCGGCGCCGGGCGCGGGTACCGCGCTCAGCATCGCAATCCCGGTGGGAGAGGTGGCCGGATGA
- a CDS encoding response regulator → MNRWKLVVVDDHPVVRDGLRAMLGTQPDFEVVGEAASGAEALAVVAAVKPDVVLTDLRMPDPSGAELIRLLRERAATARVLVLTTHDTDSDVLPAIAAGAIGYLLKDTPREELFRAVRAAVRDESVLSPPVAARLLSNVRPAAPANTALSAREREIVGLLARGRTNRELAADLHISVATVKTHLLHVYAKLGVPDRAAAVAAAYERGLL, encoded by the coding sequence ATGAACCGGTGGAAGCTGGTGGTCGTCGACGATCACCCGGTGGTGCGCGACGGGCTGCGGGCGATGCTCGGCACGCAACCGGATTTCGAGGTGGTCGGCGAGGCCGCCAGCGGGGCCGAAGCGCTGGCCGTGGTGGCCGCGGTGAAGCCCGACGTGGTGCTCACCGATCTGCGGATGCCCGACCCGAGCGGCGCCGAGCTGATCCGGCTGCTGCGGGAGCGGGCCGCGACAGCGCGGGTACTGGTGCTGACCACGCACGACACCGATTCCGACGTGCTGCCCGCGATCGCGGCTGGCGCCATCGGCTACCTGCTCAAGGACACCCCGCGCGAGGAGCTGTTCCGGGCGGTGCGCGCCGCGGTGCGCGACGAGTCGGTCCTCTCGCCTCCGGTCGCCGCCAGGCTGCTCAGCAACGTCCGCCCGGCTGCTCCCGCGAACACCGCACTGAGCGCCCGCGAGCGCGAGATCGTCGGCCTCCTCGCACGCGGCCGCACCAACCGGGAACTGGCCGCCGACCTGCACATCAGCGTGGCGACGGTGAAGACCCACCTGCTGCACGTCTACGCCAAGCTCGGCGTGCCGGACCGCGCTGCCGCGGTGGCCGCCGCATACGAGCGGGGCCTGCTGTGA